One region of Epilithonimonas zeae genomic DNA includes:
- a CDS encoding RNA polymerase sigma factor: MESKQKEFSKLIKNNQGLIIKVSRLYTHSLEDQEDLFQEIVLQLWKSYDSFQGNSKISTWMYRVALNTAITLFRKKTRQPQTDELQDFHSKNFLEDSDEKQQQISLLYKVIKMLPDVERAIVMMYLDDEPYKEIAETLGITEVNARVKMNRLKKTLKELMIKHA; this comes from the coding sequence ATGGAGAGTAAACAGAAAGAGTTTTCTAAATTGATAAAGAATAACCAAGGACTTATTATCAAAGTCTCACGTCTTTATACCCATTCTTTGGAGGATCAGGAAGATCTTTTTCAAGAGATTGTGTTACAACTTTGGAAATCTTACGACTCATTCCAAGGTAATTCCAAAATTTCTACATGGATGTATCGTGTTGCACTTAATACGGCTATCACATTATTCAGAAAAAAAACAAGACAGCCGCAGACAGACGAATTACAAGATTTTCACAGCAAGAATTTTCTAGAAGATTCTGATGAAAAACAGCAACAGATTTCCTTATTGTACAAGGTTATAAAAATGTTGCCCGATGTAGAAAGAGCTATTGTGATGATGTATCTGGATGATGAACCTTATAAAGAAATCGCAGAAACATTAGGAATTACAGAAGTAAATGCAAGAGTGAAAATGAACAGATTAAAGAAAACATTAAAAGAATTAATGATAAAGCATGCCTAA
- the aspS gene encoding aspartate--tRNA ligase, with amino-acid sequence MFRTHTNGELTLANLNEKVTLSGWVQTIRDKGFMIWVDLRDRYGITQLVLDEERSSKELLESAKKLGREFVIQVEGTVIERASKNPKIPTGDIEILVSDLKILNASELPPFTIEDETDGGEELRMKYRYLDIRRNPVKDKLIFRHKMAQKVRNYLSDNGFIEVETPVLIKSTPEGARDFVVPSRMNPGQFYALPQSPQTFKQLLMVGGMDRYFQIVKCFRDEDLRADRQPEFTQIDCEMAFVEQEDIMNVFEGMTKTLLKDITGQDFQDFPRMTFADAMQKYGNDKPDIRFGMEFVELNELVKGKDFKIFDDSELVVGINVEGIADYTRKQIDELIDWVKRPQIGATGMVWIKFQNDGVVTSSVNKFYSEDDLKKITEKFGAKAGDLMFLMSGNADKVRTQLSALRMELGNRLGLRKGNEFAPLWVVDFPLLEFDEESGRYHAMHHPFTSPKTEDFHLLETDPGKARANAYDLVLNGNEIGGGSIRIFDKDLQSKMFDLLGFSKEEAEAQFGFLMNAFKYGAPPHGGLAFGFDRLVAILDGNEVIRDYIAFPKNNSGRDVMIDAPAPIHQEQLTELELKLDLKS; translated from the coding sequence ATGTTCCGTACACACACAAACGGCGAACTGACGCTGGCAAATCTGAATGAAAAAGTAACACTTTCCGGTTGGGTACAAACCATCCGTGACAAAGGTTTTATGATTTGGGTCGATTTGCGAGATCGTTACGGCATTACACAATTGGTTTTGGACGAGGAAAGAAGCTCAAAAGAATTGTTGGAATCGGCTAAGAAATTAGGTCGTGAATTTGTGATTCAGGTAGAAGGAACTGTTATAGAACGTGCTTCCAAAAACCCGAAAATCCCAACCGGCGACATCGAAATTTTGGTTTCCGATTTAAAAATATTAAATGCTTCTGAACTTCCTCCATTCACTATCGAAGACGAAACTGATGGTGGAGAAGAGTTGAGAATGAAATACAGATATCTGGATATCAGAAGAAATCCTGTGAAAGACAAACTGATTTTCCGTCACAAAATGGCGCAGAAAGTGAGAAATTATCTTTCTGATAACGGCTTCATCGAAGTTGAAACACCTGTTTTGATTAAGTCAACTCCAGAAGGTGCGAGAGATTTCGTAGTTCCAAGCAGAATGAATCCCGGACAGTTTTATGCGCTTCCTCAATCACCACAAACTTTCAAACAATTGTTGATGGTTGGCGGAATGGACAGATATTTCCAAATCGTGAAATGTTTCCGTGACGAGGATTTGCGAGCCGACAGACAGCCGGAATTCACTCAAATCGATTGCGAAATGGCGTTCGTAGAGCAAGAAGACATTATGAATGTTTTCGAAGGAATGACCAAAACATTATTGAAAGATATTACAGGACAAGATTTTCAAGATTTCCCAAGAATGACGTTTGCTGATGCAATGCAGAAATATGGAAACGACAAACCGGACATCCGTTTCGGAATGGAATTCGTGGAACTGAATGAATTGGTTAAAGGAAAGGATTTCAAAATATTCGATGATTCTGAATTGGTTGTTGGGATTAATGTTGAAGGAATTGCGGATTACACCAGAAAACAAATCGATGAATTAATTGATTGGGTAAAACGTCCACAAATCGGAGCAACCGGAATGGTTTGGATTAAATTCCAGAACGACGGTGTTGTAACTTCATCCGTTAACAAATTCTATTCTGAAGACGATTTGAAGAAAATCACTGAAAAGTTTGGCGCAAAAGCTGGAGATTTGATGTTCTTAATGAGCGGAAACGCGGATAAAGTAAGAACACAGCTTTCAGCTTTGAGAATGGAATTAGGAAATCGTCTTGGACTCAGAAAAGGAAATGAATTTGCACCACTTTGGGTTGTAGATTTCCCATTATTGGAATTTGATGAAGAATCTGGAAGATACCACGCAATGCACCATCCATTCACTTCTCCGAAAACCGAAGATTTCCATTTATTGGAAACTGACCCTGGAAAAGCAAGAGCCAACGCATACGATTTAGTTCTTAACGGAAACGAAATCGGTGGAGGTTCTATCCGAATTTTTGATAAAGATTTGCAGTCCAAAATGTTTGACTTATTAGGATTCTCAAAAGAAGAAGCTGAAGCACAGTTCGGATTCCTGATGAATGCTTTCAAATACGGAGCGCCGCCTCACGGAGGTTTAGCTTTTGGGTTTGACAGATTGGTTGCAATCTTGGACGGAAACGAAGTGATTAGAGATTACATCGCATTCCCGAAAAACAATTCAGGAAGAGACGTAATGATTGATGCGCCGGCACCAATTCATCAGGAACAACTTACTGAGTTGGAATTGAAATTAGATTTAAAATCATAA
- a CDS encoding DUF1573 domain-containing protein, protein MKSIKILAVAALCTLAFSCNKKEENKLDHTPGADSTQASTVVEAMSQESVNPEDAALVKEAQSKPLTTIAFSETDHNFGDIKKGEKVEHVYEVTNTGTNPLIISNVKPGCGCTVPDYTKEPILPGKKGKITLHFDSTNFDGAVNKVADVFVNVEKAPVRLTFSANILP, encoded by the coding sequence ATGAAATCTATCAAAATATTAGCAGTCGCTGCACTTTGCACACTTGCTTTTTCTTGTAACAAAAAAGAGGAAAACAAACTAGACCATACTCCTGGAGCTGATTCAACTCAAGCAAGTACAGTTGTTGAAGCAATGTCTCAGGAATCTGTTAACCCAGAGGATGCAGCATTGGTAAAAGAAGCACAAAGCAAACCATTGACAACTATTGCATTCAGCGAAACTGACCATAACTTTGGCGATATCAAAAAAGGCGAAAAAGTAGAGCACGTTTACGAAGTAACGAACACAGGAACTAATCCTTTGATTATCTCAAACGTTAAGCCTGGCTGTGGATGTACAGTTCCAGATTATACAAAAGAGCCAATCTTGCCAGGTAAAAAAGGTAAAATCACTTTACATTTTGATTCTACAAACTTCGACGGAGCAGTTAACAAAGTGGCTGATGTTTTTGTAAACGTAGAAAAAGCACCAGTAAGATTAACTTTCTCAGCAAACATTTTACCATAA
- a CDS encoding thioredoxin family protein, whose protein sequence is MDIKQYWDNAVSYTEYIRNAGERLGNPKDTQEADYAEYYRLGIQRMNRMTEKYLPNSEQVETLAKKKFNGKILIISESWCGDASQVIPVVVKFFEQFEVRITYRDQEPSLIDSYLTNGGKSIPIVIFLDEEFKEIAHWGPRPKHGTELLNKHKANPEEFTKDQFYVELQTYYAKNRGFDTIEELLELL, encoded by the coding sequence ATGGATATCAAACAATATTGGGACAACGCTGTTTCTTATACAGAATATATTCGTAATGCTGGAGAAAGATTAGGAAATCCGAAAGATACTCAAGAAGCTGATTACGCAGAATATTACCGATTAGGAATCCAAAGAATGAACAGAATGACGGAGAAATACCTCCCGAATTCTGAACAAGTTGAAACTTTGGCGAAAAAGAAATTCAATGGGAAAATATTGATTATTTCTGAATCTTGGTGTGGTGACGCTAGTCAGGTAATTCCGGTTGTTGTTAAATTTTTTGAACAGTTCGAAGTTAGAATTACTTATCGTGACCAAGAACCAAGCTTGATTGACAGCTATTTAACTAATGGCGGAAAATCAATCCCGATTGTTATTTTTCTGGATGAAGAATTTAAGGAGATTGCTCATTGGGGACCGAGACCAAAGCACGGCACTGAACTTTTGAATAAACATAAAGCAAATCCTGAAGAATTCACGAAAGACCAATTCTATGTGGAACTGCAAACGTACTATGCTAAAAACAGAGGTTTTGATACGATAGAGGAACTTTTGGAATTATTGTAA
- a CDS encoding SDR family NAD(P)-dependent oxidoreductase yields MNSSKTVLILGANSDVAKQAIKLYINKGYSVIAASRNLKSLEKFADENHLDQSKIEINYFDATDFSSHQNFYDELSVKPNIVVYSAGFLVENQEALKNFDGTFEMMKTNYIGAVSILNIIATDQSNKNLERIIGLSSLSGVRGRKSNFVYGSTKSAFTQYLAGLRQELASRKIIVNVLVIGYINTKINAGLELNKNLIMEPDYVAKFIIDAGNSFEIVPNWKWKIIYWILKLSPEFLVAKLP; encoded by the coding sequence ATGAATTCTAGTAAAACTGTTCTGATTCTCGGTGCTAATTCGGATGTTGCAAAACAAGCTATCAAACTTTACATCAATAAAGGCTATTCTGTGATTGCAGCTTCCAGAAATCTAAAATCTCTGGAAAAATTTGCTGATGAAAATCATTTGGATCAATCTAAAATTGAGATTAACTATTTTGATGCAACTGACTTTTCCTCGCATCAGAATTTCTATGATGAATTATCTGTAAAACCCAACATCGTTGTTTATTCCGCAGGATTTTTAGTGGAAAATCAGGAAGCTTTGAAGAATTTTGACGGAACATTTGAAATGATGAAAACGAATTACATCGGTGCAGTTTCCATTCTTAATATTATTGCAACAGACCAATCAAATAAAAACTTAGAAAGGATTATTGGTTTATCATCGTTATCAGGTGTTCGTGGTCGTAAAAGTAATTTCGTTTATGGAAGCACTAAGTCTGCTTTTACACAATATTTGGCTGGACTAAGACAAGAATTAGCTTCGAGAAAAATCATAGTAAATGTTCTTGTGATTGGATACATTAATACGAAAATCAATGCAGGATTAGAACTCAATAAAAATCTGATTATGGAACCTGATTATGTTGCTAAGTTTATTATTGATGCAGGAAACTCTTTCGAAATTGTTCCGAACTGGAAATGGAAAATCATCTATTGGATTTTGAAATTGTCTCCGGAATTTTTGGTGGCAAAGTTACCTTAA
- the yajC gene encoding preprotein translocase subunit YajC, which yields MLTVFLQAAPAQSMTPTLLMIGLMFVGFYFLMIRPQMKKQKQEKTFQEALKPGAKVVTTSGMHGTIFSINEDGVVLETLSGKLKFEKAAISRDFTIARFPETFGVDKKK from the coding sequence ATGTTGACAGTATTTTTACAGGCAGCGCCGGCACAATCAATGACGCCAACGTTATTGATGATTGGATTGATGTTCGTTGGATTTTATTTTCTGATGATTCGTCCGCAAATGAAAAAACAAAAGCAGGAAAAAACGTTTCAGGAAGCTTTGAAACCAGGCGCAAAAGTGGTTACAACTTCTGGAATGCACGGAACAATCTTCTCTATTAATGAAGATGGCGTAGTTTTGGAAACGCTAAGCGGAAAATTAAAATTCGAAAAAGCGGCTATTTCAAGAGATTTCACCATCGCGAGATTCCCTGAAACTTTTGGAGTTGATAAAAAGAAATAG
- a CDS encoding 30S ribosomal protein THX: protein MGKGDQKSTKGKRVRGSYGKTRPRKSSQPIAVSEKPTKVKAEPKPKTAKPKAEKAEETEEKPKVKRTKKAEE from the coding sequence ATGGGAAAAGGTGATCAAAAATCTACCAAAGGTAAAAGAGTGCGCGGAAGCTATGGCAAAACGAGACCGAGAAAATCTTCTCAACCAATAGCTGTATCAGAAAAACCGACCAAAGTAAAAGCTGAACCAAAGCCGAAAACAGCGAAACCAAAAGCTGAAAAAGCAGAGGAAACCGAAGAAAAACCAAAAGTAAAACGAACAAAAAAAGCCGAAGAATAA
- the aroC gene encoding chorismate synthase: protein MFNVLGNFLTLSSFGESHGEAYGGIITNFPAGLEIDIEKVQQELDRRKPGQSAIVTQRKEGDKVRFLSGIFDGKTTGTPIGFIVENENQRSKDYDHIAQAYRPSHADYTYDQKYGIRDYRGGGKSSARETLNWVVAGALAKQLLPEIEINAYVSSVGEIFCEKPYQALDFSKTESNIVRCPDEETAEKMIERIKEIKKEGNTIGGTVTCVIKNVPTGLGEPIFNKLHAELGKAMLNINACKGFEYGSGFCGAKMTGKEHNDLFNQDGTTQSNLSGGIQGGISNGMDIYFRAAFKPVATILRPQESINKDGESVTVEGKGRHDPCVVPRAVPIVESLAAFVLADMYLINKTRKI, encoded by the coding sequence ATGTTTAATGTTTTAGGAAACTTTTTGACGCTCTCTTCCTTTGGCGAAAGTCACGGAGAAGCTTATGGTGGAATTATTACTAATTTTCCCGCTGGTCTTGAAATCGATATTGAGAAAGTTCAACAGGAACTTGACCGTAGAAAACCAGGACAATCTGCTATTGTTACACAAAGAAAAGAAGGCGATAAAGTTCGATTTTTATCCGGAATTTTTGATGGAAAAACAACTGGGACGCCAATTGGATTCATTGTAGAAAATGAAAACCAGCGTTCCAAAGATTACGACCATATCGCACAGGCTTATCGTCCAAGTCATGCCGATTATACTTACGACCAAAAATATGGAATCCGAGATTATCGCGGCGGCGGAAAATCATCTGCCCGCGAAACGCTGAATTGGGTTGTTGCCGGTGCTCTGGCCAAACAACTTCTTCCGGAAATTGAAATCAATGCTTACGTTTCTTCGGTAGGAGAAATCTTCTGTGAGAAACCTTATCAGGCTTTGGACTTTTCTAAAACCGAAAGCAATATCGTACGTTGTCCGGATGAGGAAACTGCCGAAAAGATGATTGAAAGAATCAAAGAAATTAAGAAAGAAGGTAACACGATTGGAGGAACGGTGACTTGTGTCATAAAAAATGTTCCAACCGGATTGGGTGAACCGATTTTCAATAAACTGCACGCTGAATTAGGAAAAGCAATGCTAAATATCAACGCCTGCAAAGGTTTTGAATATGGAAGCGGTTTCTGCGGTGCAAAAATGACAGGAAAGGAACACAACGACCTTTTCAATCAAGATGGAACAACACAATCTAATCTTTCTGGCGGAATCCAAGGTGGAATCTCCAACGGAATGGATATCTATTTCCGAGCAGCTTTCAAACCTGTGGCAACGATTCTTCGTCCGCAGGAAAGCATCAATAAAGATGGCGAATCTGTAACTGTTGAAGGTAAAGGTAGACACGACCCTTGCGTGGTTCCAAGAGCTGTGCCTATTGTAGAAAGTTTGGCCGCTTTTGTTTTAGCAGATATGTATTTAATTAATAAAACCAGAAAAATATAA
- a CDS encoding cupin-like domain-containing protein, with amino-acid sequence MELKSLDKVSNLTSDQFISQYMKQNIPVILEDFVDSQSAAFQKWNYDYFKEIAGEKEVDVYGGEIHSLNRAASKPIAKMTFAEYLDLISEKATEYRLFLFNLLTIKPELKKDINYRDITKGKVLHWLPFMFFGGEGSNTRNHVDIDMSHVFLTQYQGVKRVWLFPLNQSDLLYKLPYNFHSIANLKTSTQEEFPGLKYLRGYEAILKPGETLYMPSGWWHFIQYETEGYSISVRALPSKLIEKWRGFRNLVFTRHFDNLMRKLFKEKWFDYKVSVAKKRAQNAIDKIEGKHILDDIPDIPIHF; translated from the coding sequence ATGGAACTGAAATCATTAGATAAAGTCAGTAATCTTACTTCGGACCAATTTATTTCTCAATATATGAAACAGAATATTCCGGTAATACTAGAAGATTTTGTTGATTCTCAGAGTGCTGCATTTCAAAAATGGAATTATGATTATTTCAAGGAAATTGCCGGAGAAAAAGAAGTGGATGTTTATGGTGGGGAAATCCATTCTCTCAACAGAGCGGCCAGTAAACCGATTGCAAAAATGACTTTTGCAGAATATCTTGACCTCATCTCAGAAAAAGCAACAGAATATCGTTTGTTTCTTTTTAATCTACTGACCATCAAACCGGAACTCAAAAAAGATATTAATTACAGAGACATTACAAAAGGTAAAGTTCTTCATTGGCTGCCGTTTATGTTTTTCGGAGGCGAAGGTTCCAATACCCGAAATCACGTTGATATCGATATGTCACACGTTTTTTTGACACAATATCAAGGTGTGAAAAGAGTTTGGCTTTTTCCACTCAACCAATCTGATTTGCTTTACAAGTTGCCTTACAATTTTCATAGCATTGCCAATCTTAAAACTTCAACCCAAGAAGAATTCCCAGGATTGAAATATCTTAGAGGTTACGAAGCAATTCTCAAACCGGGAGAAACACTTTATATGCCTTCTGGCTGGTGGCATTTTATCCAATATGAAACGGAAGGCTATTCTATATCAGTAAGAGCATTGCCGTCTAAATTGATAGAAAAATGGCGAGGATTTAGGAATCTTGTATTTACAAGACATTTTGATAATCTGATGAGAAAACTTTTCAAAGAAAAGTGGTTTGATTATAAAGTTTCTGTTGCGAAGAAAAGAGCTCAAAACGCCATTGATAAAATCGAAGGAAAACATATTCTGGATGATATTCCTGATATCCCGATACATTTTTGA
- a CDS encoding transcription antitermination protein NusB, with protein sequence MLGRRQIREKVVESLYSYYQNPIKFDVLEKNMFSEINKIYHLYIYELNFLVGLKRLAEDQMEIGKNKFLKTKEDENPNQKFTRNQILLQIEDNEERRSFSEKHKELIWDPNDEILVKTFQRIKAGKRYQDYMQDEEISFEDDQKFIGKLFLRYIAENTDLHERFEEKEMSWADDFHIANSMIQKTIGFMKESEASHTLIKMLKDDEDEDFARKLLRSSLNNWEETEKKLESKLLNWDLDRISLIDRIILVAAITELDRFPLTASRIIINEYIDVSKVYGTEKSNIFINGILDKYTKDLNRI encoded by the coding sequence ATGCTGGGAAGAAGACAAATCCGCGAAAAAGTTGTAGAATCTTTGTATTCTTACTATCAAAACCCTATCAAGTTTGATGTTCTTGAGAAAAATATGTTCTCAGAAATCAACAAAATCTATCATCTCTACATTTACGAACTCAACTTTCTTGTTGGTCTCAAACGTTTGGCAGAAGACCAAATGGAAATCGGGAAAAACAAATTCCTGAAAACTAAGGAAGATGAAAATCCTAATCAAAAATTTACCAGAAACCAAATTCTTCTTCAAATTGAAGACAATGAAGAAAGAAGAAGTTTTTCTGAAAAGCACAAAGAATTGATCTGGGATCCGAATGATGAGATTTTGGTAAAAACATTCCAAAGAATCAAAGCCGGAAAACGTTATCAGGATTATATGCAGGACGAAGAAATTTCGTTTGAAGATGACCAAAAATTCATTGGTAAACTGTTCCTGCGATATATTGCGGAAAATACAGATTTACACGAGAGATTCGAGGAAAAAGAAATGTCTTGGGCAGATGATTTTCACATCGCCAACTCTATGATTCAGAAAACCATTGGTTTTATGAAGGAGTCAGAAGCTTCCCATACTTTAATCAAAATGCTAAAAGATGACGAAGACGAGGATTTTGCAAGAAAACTTCTAAGGTCATCTCTTAACAATTGGGAAGAGACAGAAAAGAAATTGGAATCCAAATTACTGAACTGGGATTTAGACAGAATTTCTTTGATTGACAGAATTATTTTGGTGGCTGCCATTACAGAATTGGATCGTTTCCCATTAACAGCATCAAGAATTATTATTAATGAATATATTGATGTTTCCAAAGTGTACGGAACAGAAAAATCCAATATCTTTATCAACGGAATTCTTGACAAATACACAAAAGATTTAAATCGAATTTAA
- a CDS encoding TlpA family protein disulfide reductase, whose protein sequence is MNFLRKNIIYIILVVVLSAFALIKPLRDFVSEQIAMSPTVAKINDETTLSDDVLNIDLKGINTSSTNLKNLRGKVLFLNFWGTWCPPCRTEWPTIEKLYQLKKDKLEFALIAMQDQEEDVKKFLKENNYTAPVYIAESPLDPKVLPVAFPTTYLIGKDGRILKKEDSSMDWSKDSVLEFIDNVTK, encoded by the coding sequence ATGAATTTTCTGAGAAAAAATATAATCTATATTATTCTGGTTGTTGTTTTGTCGGCTTTTGCTTTGATAAAACCGCTTCGCGATTTTGTATCGGAACAGATTGCGATGAGTCCGACAGTTGCAAAAATCAATGATGAGACAACACTTTCCGACGACGTTCTGAACATCGATTTGAAAGGGATCAATACAAGCAGCACCAATCTGAAAAATCTGCGCGGAAAGGTTCTTTTCCTAAATTTTTGGGGAACCTGGTGTCCACCTTGCAGAACAGAATGGCCGACGATTGAGAAGCTTTATCAATTGAAAAAAGATAAGCTGGAGTTTGCACTGATTGCGATGCAGGACCAAGAGGAAGATGTGAAAAAATTCTTGAAAGAAAATAATTATACGGCTCCTGTTTATATCGCAGAAAGCCCATTGGATCCGAAAGTTTTGCCCGTTGCTTTTCCTACAACTTATCTGATTGGAAAGGATGGCAGAATCCTGAAAAAAGAAGATAGCTCGATGGATTGGAGCAAGGATTCGGTTTTGGAGTTTATTGACAATGTGACGAAATAA
- a CDS encoding M64 family metallopeptidase yields MKHIYLLCLLFYTISFGQIFDLVPLIESGAKDKRINLVILGDGYTASEQSTFLTDATFVSNYLMNKAPYSNYKNYFNVYALKVISQESGVKHPGTASDVSEPVIPISNPNNYLNSSYDNSGTHRCIYGSVNKVTQTLAANIPEFDIALVLGNDTEYGGCGGTYAFLSRNDQAPDVAYHELGHSFGKLADEYWFSGSGESPNKTKTSNTETVRWKNWLNTGNIGIYQFTENTAWYRPHQNCEMRYLNRQFCNVCREALVEKIHLTKNPIDSFTPSNSATITTNQNLDLKVNLILPIPNTLKSEWKLNNNSIANDVSEITIQSSQLNTGTNTVLFNVYDNTTMVRTDNHSTIHLSTISWTINKTQLGINDIRAKQFDFILYPNPAEDFVIMESKSGFTEKVEVRIIDNSGKLIKKQNVDLCKQEKIDISKLISQDYWINVYQKGQLILSKKMIKK; encoded by the coding sequence ATGAAACACATCTACTTATTATGTCTTTTATTTTATACTATATCTTTCGGTCAAATATTTGATCTGGTTCCATTAATAGAAAGTGGTGCAAAAGATAAAAGGATCAATCTTGTTATTTTAGGGGATGGTTATACGGCAAGTGAACAATCTACATTTCTAACAGATGCGACATTTGTTTCAAATTATTTGATGAACAAAGCGCCTTATTCTAATTATAAAAACTACTTCAATGTTTATGCATTGAAGGTTATTTCACAAGAAAGTGGAGTTAAGCATCCCGGAACGGCTTCCGATGTTTCAGAACCTGTGATTCCGATTTCTAATCCTAATAATTATCTCAATAGTTCTTATGACAATTCTGGAACGCACCGTTGCATCTACGGAAGTGTAAACAAAGTGACTCAAACTCTAGCTGCCAATATCCCTGAATTTGATATTGCTTTGGTTTTAGGAAATGATACAGAGTATGGAGGTTGTGGAGGAACTTATGCCTTCTTATCGAGAAACGATCAAGCTCCAGATGTTGCATATCACGAATTGGGACATTCTTTTGGTAAACTGGCAGATGAATATTGGTTTTCCGGTTCAGGAGAGTCCCCGAATAAAACTAAAACCTCGAATACAGAAACCGTGCGTTGGAAAAACTGGTTGAATACAGGAAATATTGGAATTTACCAATTCACGGAAAATACGGCTTGGTATCGTCCCCATCAAAATTGTGAAATGCGATATCTGAATCGTCAATTCTGTAATGTCTGTAGAGAGGCTTTGGTTGAGAAAATACATTTGACAAAAAACCCGATTGATAGTTTTACTCCTTCCAATTCCGCAACTATAACAACTAATCAAAACTTAGACTTAAAAGTCAATTTAATTTTACCAATTCCCAATACATTAAAATCTGAATGGAAATTAAATAACAATTCTATTGCAAACGACGTAAGTGAAATAACAATTCAATCTTCACAGTTAAATACCGGAACCAACACTGTTTTATTTAATGTCTATGATAATACTACGATGGTAAGAACAGATAACCACAGTACAATCCATTTATCAACTATTTCTTGGACAATTAATAAGACACAATTGGGCATTAATGATATTAGAGCAAAACAATTTGATTTTATACTTTATCCAAATCCTGCAGAAGATTTTGTGATTATGGAAAGTAAATCTGGCTTTACAGAAAAGGTTGAAGTTAGAATAATTGATAACTCTGGTAAGCTCATCAAAAAGCAAAATGTAGATTTGTGCAAACAAGAGAAGATTGATATATCAAAATTGATTTCTCAGGATTATTGGATTAATGTTTATCAAAAAGGACAACTGATATTATCTAAGAAAATGATTAAAAAATAG
- a CDS encoding beta-carotene 15,15'-monooxygenase: protein MPNSEDFDIDSLKKSWQEQVISDGYNQDEIEVMLNKKSRNYVKYILWISVAEFIIFGIINFIALFSSSFHTDFTSILNKLQIKNQSEVEFSLDKIYYWIKIASLVITGVFVIIFYKNYKKIDVEANLKKFIIHIINFKKSVNLFIFSNIVLLFLFIGSFTSFIIFTIRRQNIEIDNPTFWGLITGVIFSLLVCIILILLYYKIAYGIILKRLSKNLKQLEKIDSEKDN from the coding sequence ATGCCTAACTCAGAAGACTTTGATATAGATTCTCTCAAAAAATCCTGGCAGGAACAGGTGATTTCTGATGGCTACAATCAGGATGAGATTGAGGTGATGCTCAATAAAAAATCCAGAAATTATGTAAAATACATTCTGTGGATTAGTGTGGCCGAATTTATCATTTTTGGGATAATCAATTTTATAGCATTATTTTCATCCAGTTTCCATACAGATTTTACCAGTATTTTGAACAAACTTCAGATTAAAAATCAAAGTGAAGTCGAGTTTTCTTTGGACAAAATTTATTATTGGATTAAGATTGCAAGCCTTGTAATTACGGGAGTCTTTGTCATCATTTTTTATAAAAACTATAAAAAGATAGATGTAGAAGCTAACTTGAAGAAATTTATCATTCACATTATTAATTTCAAAAAATCAGTCAATCTTTTTATCTTCAGTAATATCGTTTTGTTATTCCTTTTCATAGGAAGTTTCACGAGTTTTATCATCTTTACAATTAGACGACAGAATATTGAGATAGATAACCCTACGTTTTGGGGCTTGATTACAGGTGTTATTTTCAGTCTTTTAGTTTGCATCATCCTCATTTTGCTCTACTACAAAATCGCTTACGGGATCATCCTGAAAAGGCTTTCAAAGAACCTGAAACAACTGGAAAAGATAGATTCTGAGAAAGATAATTAA